The Flavobacterium psychrotrophum region ATAGATCTAATTGCTAAGTAATTTTAGATTATTTATAAGTTTTAAAAAGGGCTATCTGAAAAGAGAGCCCTTTTTTTGTGCTTACTATTTTGCGGGGCTAATTGTGTACAATAGATATTAAAAATTTATCTTTGCCGTTATACTCTATAAAAAATAGTATGTTCAAAAAACTTCCTGTATTTTTATTTTTATTGCTGCCTTTTGTGGCGCTTTCTCAGTCAGGTCGCCTTATGCGTCCCGGAGCTTCTAAAACAGCTTCAGATACTACATCTCGAGGAAAAGTGCGTCCTGATATGAAGGCTACAACTGCTGCTGATACTATTGCTACTATTGCTATGTACAAAATTATTACGCTACAGCGTGATACGATTGCTATAGATACTGCACTTACTATACAAAAAGAGTATGCTACTAATTATCTACGCAGAGATAATTTTGGTTTATTACCACTTCCTAATGATGGGCAGAGTTATAATACTTTAGATTTTGGGCTTACAAAGTTTGATCCTTTTCCTTCATTTGGCTTTAAGGCCAAGCATTTTGCTTATATGGATGCTGAAGATGTAAATTATTATAGCGTTGCAACGCCATATACAGATCTTATGTACCGCTCTACACAATCTCAGGGACAAATTCTGGATGCACTTATTGCGGTAAATACATCAGAAAACCTAAACCTGTTTGTTGGCTACAAGGGGTTAAGGTCTATAGGTAAGTACATCAATTCAATTTCCAGTAATGGTGTTTTTAGGTTGGGGGGAAGCTACAATACAACGAGTAAGCGCTATTTTCTGAAATTTCATTTTACAGGTCAGGATTTTTCTAACGAAGAAAATGGCGGAATTGTAGATACATCACTTTTTGAAAGCGGCGAGAATCCTTATACAAACAGGGAGCGGCTTGAAGTATATTTTAATGATGCCAAATCTTTGCTTAAAGGCAATCGTTATTTTATCGATCATACCTTCAGGCTTAGCAAAACAAATCCGAATAGTATAGTTTTGCATCATCAGTTCAATTTCGAAAACAAGTTTTTTGAGTTTACCCAACCTACACTTAGCGATCGTTTTGGTTCTGCCTATACTACCAGTATAAATAATAAAACACGCTATAACAGGATGTACAATCTTGTAGGTGCGGCTTATTCAAATCAAACTGTTGGCGATATAGAGTTTTACGTAGAAAATTATAATTATAATTATTTTTACAGAACGGTAATCTATAATAACAATCCTAAGCCAAGAATTCCGAATAGTATTAGCGACGAAATATATAACTACGGTGCTAAATATACGTATCATAAAGATAAGTGGTATGGTACTGCATTAGTTTCAAATTCTATTACAAACCAGTCGCTTTCAAACATCGACCTACAGGCGCGTTACAAGTTTGACGAAAGGAATGTAATTTCTGCCAAATATCAGAATATGAATAAGCTTCCGGATCTTAATTATAATTTATACCAGAGTGATTATAAGGAATACAACTGGAGTTATAATAATAAAAATGAGAAAATCAATAGCTTTGAGTTTGATGCCAAAACACAATGGCTTGATGCGTCATTACAATATACTATTTTAAAAGACCATTTGTATTTTAAAGATCAATTTATTCCTACTGCACCTGATACGATTTTGAATGTTAAGCCATTTCAGTATGCCGGTACAATAAATTATCTATCTTTAAAAGCACATCGCGAATTTAAATTCTGGAAACTTGGCTTTGATAATACAGTACTATACCAAAATGTGCAGCAAGGCGAAGGTGTACTTAATGTACCATCATTTGTAACGCGTAATACACTTTACTATTCTGACCTTTGGTTTAAAAAGGCATTGTTTATACAAACGGGTGTTACATTCCAGTATTTCTCTAAATACTATGCAAATGATTATAATCCGTTAATTGGGGAATTCTATAGCCAAACTGATAAAAAGATAGGAGGATTTCCATTAATGGATTTCTTTATTAACCTTAAAATACAGGAATTTAAGCTTTTTGTAAAGGCAGAACACTTTAATTCGTCAATGAGCGGATATAATTTTTATTCTGCACCAAATTATCCATACCGCGATTTTACCGTGCGCTTCGGAATTATTTGGAATTTCTTCTCGTAAACGCTTATTATGTGGTTTAAATTATAACCAATATCTTTGTACAACATTTAGAATTGGCAAAAAAAATCTAAAAATGAAATACGCTAAAAATATACTGGAGACTATTGGTAACACGCCGATGGTAAAAATAAATAAACTGGCAACAGATGTTAGCGCTTTGGTTTTAGCTAAGGTAGAAACATTTAATCCGGGTAACTCGGTAAAAGACCGTATGGCTGTAAAGATGATCGAAGATGCAGAGGCAGACGGTCGCCTTAAGCCGGGAGGTACTATTATTGAAGGTACCTCAGGCAACACAGGTATGGGCCTGGCATTAGGTGCTATTGTAAAAGGTTACAAATTAATCTGCGTTATTTCAGATAAGCAGAGTAAGGAAAAAATGGACATCCTGCGTGCTGTGGGTGCCCGTGTAGTGGTTTGCCCTACAGATGTAGAGCCTACCGATCCGCGTTCTTATTACTCGGTTTCTAAGCGCCTTGCAGAAGAAACGCCAAACAGCTGGTATGTTAATCAGTATGATAATATGAGTAATACTGCTGCACACTATGAGCAAACGGGGCCTGAAATTTGGGAGCAGACAGAAGGTAAGATTACTCATTTTGTAGTAGGTGTAGGTACAGGCGGAACAATATCAGGTGTTGCAAAATACCTTAAAGAACAAAATCCGGATGTTAAGATTTGGGGTATAGATACCTACGGATCTGTATTTAAAAAATACCACGAAACCGGTATTTTTGACGAGAATGAAATTTACTCTTATGTCACCGAGGGTATTGGTGAAGATATACTTCCTAAAAATGTTGATTTCTCATTAATAGACGGCTTTACAAAAGTAACAGATAAAGATGCGGCCGTGTATACACGCAGGCTGGCACTTGAAGAGGGTATTTTTGTAGGCAACTCTGCCGGGGCTGCAATTAAGGGTTTGCTTCAGCTTAAAGACCATTTTAAGCCTGAAGATGTTGTTGTTGTGCTTTTCCACGATAGTGGCAGCCGTTATGTTGGCAAGATGTTTAACGACGACTGGATGCGCGAGCGCGGTTACCTGGAAGATGATATTACTAAAGCAGAAGACCTTATAAAAGACCATAGCGATAAGCCACTTGTTACGGTACGGACAGAAGAACTGGTAAGCCATGCGATAGACCGTCTGCGTAAATACAAAATATCACAAATACCTGTGGTAGATGTTGATGGTTTTGTAGGTTCACTTGACGAAACAGACCTTTTCCGTAGTTATGTGGAAGATAAAGATATTGCCGATAAGCCTGTTAAGGAGATTATGGGCAAGCCTTATCCTATTGTGAAAGCTGCTACATCGGTAGATGAAATTTCGAAGCTTATTAATAAAGACAACCAGGCCGTACTTGTAGAGCTTGCCGAAGGTAAATACCATATTATTACCAAACACGATATTATAAGTTCGATTAAATAATACTAAGCCGGATTAATTCCGGCTTTTTTTATGGTATGGGTTTTGCGTTGATGATCACTTATTTTTACTAAAAAGATTATGAATTTTACGGCTATAGATTTTGAAACGGCTACAGGGCATCCTCATAGTGCCTGTGCTGTTGGTATTATTACCGTTGAAGATGGTGTGATTACTGAGGAGTATCATGCCTTGATTCAGCCGCCTGATAATGAGTACTGGTACCGTAACATTATGGTTCATGGTATTAAGCCGGCAGATACGCTTGATGCTCCTACCTTTGATACCCTATTCCCAGAAATTCACAAGCGCCTTTTTGGTAAGAACATCGTTGCACATAATGAAAGCTTTGACCGTAACGTTTTGGCAAAAACCATGCGCTGGTATGGACTGTATTATGACGAACTCGAAATTGCTGACCGATGGGAATGTACCGTTAAGATTTACCGTGCCAAGGGTTATAAACCCGCTAATCTTAAAGCCTGTTGCGACCGCCACAACATTCCGCTTGTACATCACGAAGCACTTAGTGATGCCCGCGCCTGTGCTAAACTTTACATGATACATAACGGGCAGGTGAAATTGAAGATGTAGATTATACTTTATATGGTTAGTATGTTAGACGATGCTACAGAAACGTCTAAAATTCTAGTATACTGACCATCTAACAATCTAGTGATATACCAAGTTTGCTACATTATTCGTTATCTTTGGATAAAAGTTACTTTTACAATGCAGTTCAAAAAAATCCATATACTTTTCCTGTTGCTTGTTTCTTTTGGTGCAAAGGCATCAATGATCCTTTTGCCAATGGACGAAGTTTCACAACAAAACCATCTAAAGGCATACGGCATTACATACTGGGTGCTTAACAAAAGCTATAAGGCAAACTGGTTGCTTAACTACCGGGGTGGCTCATTTTTGCTGCCCGATGCACAGGAAATACGCCGAGAATGCCAGATACGTGGTGTAAGTTTTGAAGTGTTGAGCGATGGGCAGGCTAACAGCATACTGGATGAGATCAGTAGCCCATCTCAGAACATGGAGAACGTATTGCTCGAAAAAGCACCTAAAATTGCCGTTTATACCCCACCGGGCAAGAAGCCTTGGGATGATGCTGTAACCATGGTGCTTACCTATGCCGAGATACCTTTTACAGCCATATATGACGAGCAGGTGCTTAGTGATGGACTCTTGCTGTATGACTGGCTGCATTTGCATCACGAAGATTTTTCAGGACAGTATGGTAAATTCTTTGGCGCTTACCGCAATGCCCCGTGGTATATAGAGCAAAAGCACGATGCCGAAGCGCTGGCCACTAAGCTTGGCTTTAGTAAGGTATCTGAAGAGAAGCTGGCTGTA contains the following coding sequences:
- a CDS encoding putative porin, which codes for MFKKLPVFLFLLLPFVALSQSGRLMRPGASKTASDTTSRGKVRPDMKATTAADTIATIAMYKIITLQRDTIAIDTALTIQKEYATNYLRRDNFGLLPLPNDGQSYNTLDFGLTKFDPFPSFGFKAKHFAYMDAEDVNYYSVATPYTDLMYRSTQSQGQILDALIAVNTSENLNLFVGYKGLRSIGKYINSISSNGVFRLGGSYNTTSKRYFLKFHFTGQDFSNEENGGIVDTSLFESGENPYTNRERLEVYFNDAKSLLKGNRYFIDHTFRLSKTNPNSIVLHHQFNFENKFFEFTQPTLSDRFGSAYTTSINNKTRYNRMYNLVGAAYSNQTVGDIEFYVENYNYNYFYRTVIYNNNPKPRIPNSISDEIYNYGAKYTYHKDKWYGTALVSNSITNQSLSNIDLQARYKFDERNVISAKYQNMNKLPDLNYNLYQSDYKEYNWSYNNKNEKINSFEFDAKTQWLDASLQYTILKDHLYFKDQFIPTAPDTILNVKPFQYAGTINYLSLKAHREFKFWKLGFDNTVLYQNVQQGEGVLNVPSFVTRNTLYYSDLWFKKALFIQTGVTFQYFSKYYANDYNPLIGEFYSQTDKKIGGFPLMDFFINLKIQEFKLFVKAEHFNSSMSGYNFYSAPNYPYRDFTVRFGIIWNFFS
- a CDS encoding pyridoxal-phosphate dependent enzyme, whose translation is MKYAKNILETIGNTPMVKINKLATDVSALVLAKVETFNPGNSVKDRMAVKMIEDAEADGRLKPGGTIIEGTSGNTGMGLALGAIVKGYKLICVISDKQSKEKMDILRAVGARVVVCPTDVEPTDPRSYYSVSKRLAEETPNSWYVNQYDNMSNTAAHYEQTGPEIWEQTEGKITHFVVGVGTGGTISGVAKYLKEQNPDVKIWGIDTYGSVFKKYHETGIFDENEIYSYVTEGIGEDILPKNVDFSLIDGFTKVTDKDAAVYTRRLALEEGIFVGNSAGAAIKGLLQLKDHFKPEDVVVVLFHDSGSRYVGKMFNDDWMRERGYLEDDITKAEDLIKDHSDKPLVTVRTEELVSHAIDRLRKYKISQIPVVDVDGFVGSLDETDLFRSYVEDKDIADKPVKEIMGKPYPIVKAATSVDEISKLINKDNQAVLVELAEGKYHIITKHDIISSIK
- a CDS encoding 3'-5' exonuclease — encoded protein: MNFTAIDFETATGHPHSACAVGIITVEDGVITEEYHALIQPPDNEYWYRNIMVHGIKPADTLDAPTFDTLFPEIHKRLFGKNIVAHNESFDRNVLAKTMRWYGLYYDELEIADRWECTVKIYRAKGYKPANLKACCDRHNIPLVHHEALSDARACAKLYMIHNGQVKLKM
- a CDS encoding asparagine synthetase B translates to MQFKKIHILFLLLVSFGAKASMILLPMDEVSQQNHLKAYGITYWVLNKSYKANWLLNYRGGSFLLPDAQEIRRECQIRGVSFEVLSDGQANSILDEISSPSQNMENVLLEKAPKIAVYTPPGKKPWDDAVTMVLTYAEIPFTAIYDEQVLSDGLLLYDWLHLHHEDFSGQYGKFFGAYRNAPWYIEQKHDAEALATKLGFSKVSEEKLAVALKIRNFVVGGGFMFAMCSATDSFDIALAAEGVDICEPMFDGDPSDANYQSKINYNNTFAFKDFILERNPVVYEFSDIDTTNKRNILPDNDYFTLMEYSAKWDPIPSMLCQNHTQLVKGFMGQTTAFAGDIVKSNILVMGENKQNGEARYINGTKGKGMFTFFGGHDPEDYQHRVGDAPTVLDLHPNSPGYRLILNNVLFPAAKKKKLKT